In Corynebacterium endometrii, one DNA window encodes the following:
- a CDS encoding EamA family transporter → MSRLIPIAFMVTAMVIIHLANGIAIGLFPVVGTWGVAAARMFFAGVVLTIFVRPKVSLWTREQWLATAGLGLSLGFMIGLYYVAIDYIPVGTAVALLFLGPLALGAVMSRSARDVAGVGLAFIALGFIALDSVTGTSLHPMGVAVALASAACWSCYIVAGKRATTLIRGLDSLAVAFLIAGAAMLPFARGAVALYFTDLDVFGMGLLVAMIGSLIPFSLDMLALRRLPANIYAVLTSLEPCVAALIAWWTLDQSVSLLKGIGIGFVVAASVVQSMAPPRGIQRRLTTVARVGREHTRRAGRGARISSARVLRGIASRVKRPPRAAARLRIKRIPAPPTKES, encoded by the coding sequence ATGTCTCGACTTATCCCCATTGCTTTTATGGTCACCGCCATGGTGATAATCCACCTCGCCAACGGAATAGCAATAGGCCTGTTTCCCGTCGTGGGAACGTGGGGCGTAGCAGCGGCACGCATGTTCTTTGCCGGGGTAGTCCTGACAATCTTCGTCCGCCCCAAGGTATCCCTGTGGACCCGCGAACAGTGGCTGGCAACGGCGGGCTTGGGCCTGTCCCTAGGTTTTATGATTGGCCTCTACTACGTGGCAATCGATTACATCCCGGTGGGCACGGCCGTGGCTCTGCTGTTTCTAGGCCCGCTAGCCTTGGGCGCGGTGATGAGCCGGTCCGCCAGGGACGTTGCGGGGGTTGGCCTGGCTTTTATCGCCCTGGGATTCATCGCGCTAGATTCCGTCACCGGCACCTCGCTGCACCCTATGGGCGTAGCCGTGGCTCTGGCCTCGGCGGCGTGCTGGTCCTGCTACATTGTGGCCGGCAAGCGCGCCACGACGCTCATCCGTGGCCTCGATAGCCTCGCCGTAGCCTTCCTCATCGCCGGCGCGGCGATGCTCCCCTTCGCCCGCGGCGCCGTGGCGCTTTACTTCACCGACCTTGACGTCTTCGGCATGGGTCTGCTCGTGGCCATGATTGGCTCGCTGATCCCGTTTTCCCTGGACATGCTGGCCCTGCGCCGGCTGCCGGCCAACATCTACGCGGTGCTCACCTCGTTGGAACCATGCGTGGCCGCCCTCATCGCCTGGTGGACCTTGGACCAGTCCGTCAGCCTGTTAAAGGGGATCGGCATTGGGTTCGTGGTGGCCGCCTCCGTGGTCCAGTCCATGGCCCCACCGCGCGGCATCCAGCGCAGGCTCACGACCGTGGCCCGGGTGGGCCGCGAGCACACCCGCCGCGCCGGCCGAGGCGCCCGCATATCGAGCGCCCGGGTGCTCCGCGGAATCGCCTCGCGCGTCAAACGCCCGCCCCGCGCCGCAGCACGCTTACGTATCAAGCGAATTCCGGCCCCGCCTACCAAGGAATCTTAG
- a CDS encoding WhiB family transcriptional regulator, which produces MTLPHQLPGPNADFWDWQLHGACRGENSEVFYHPDGERGRARARRENRAKAICAECPVMELCRDHALAVAEPYGIWGGMSETERTVLLRKRVNA; this is translated from the coding sequence GTGACGCTTCCCCACCAGCTCCCAGGGCCTAACGCAGACTTTTGGGATTGGCAGCTCCACGGCGCCTGCCGTGGTGAAAACTCGGAGGTCTTCTACCATCCGGATGGAGAGCGTGGCCGCGCCCGCGCACGCCGCGAAAACCGCGCAAAGGCCATCTGCGCCGAATGCCCGGTCATGGAACTATGCCGCGATCACGCCCTAGCCGTGGCGGAACCGTACGGCATTTGGGGCGGGATGAGTGAGACTGAACGCACCGTGCTGCTGCGCAAGCGCGTGAACGCATAA
- a CDS encoding GuaB3 family IMP dehydrogenase-related protein has translation MREYVEIGIGREARRTYDLSRVSLVPTRRTRSSKDVDTTWHIDAYTFDIPFVSHPTDALATPEFIIEMGKQGGLGVINAEGLWGRHEDLEGALEKVRTSPLSVLQELHAAPLNDELLAERISQVRDSGVTVAVRVSPQNAREMAPKVIKAGAEILFIQGTMISAEHVAQGGEPLNLKEFIGELEVPVIAGGVMDYTTALHLMRTGAAGVIVGGGTNTNALSLGIEVGLATAIADVSAARRDYLDETGGRYVHIIADGEFSNSGDLAKAIACGADAVELGQLLANAKEAGGKGSYWPAVAGHPRFPRGLVESLADFSDADFLTEEDEADAFEENSKTLEVILHGPSSEPFGLENLVGGLKRAMAKCGYTDLKAFQKVGLSIY, from the coding sequence ATGCGTGAATATGTAGAAATTGGCATCGGCCGCGAGGCTCGCCGGACCTATGACCTTTCCCGGGTTTCCCTGGTGCCCACCCGCCGCACCCGCTCCTCCAAGGACGTGGACACCACGTGGCATATCGATGCGTATACCTTCGATATTCCATTCGTGTCCCACCCAACGGACGCGTTGGCTACCCCTGAGTTCATCATTGAGATGGGCAAGCAGGGCGGCCTGGGCGTGATTAACGCGGAGGGCCTGTGGGGCCGCCATGAGGATCTGGAGGGCGCGCTGGAGAAGGTGCGCACCAGCCCCCTGTCCGTTCTGCAGGAGCTGCACGCCGCGCCGCTCAACGATGAGCTGCTGGCGGAGCGCATTTCCCAGGTCCGCGACTCCGGCGTGACCGTGGCGGTGCGCGTGTCTCCGCAGAATGCGCGTGAGATGGCGCCTAAGGTCATCAAAGCTGGAGCCGAGATCCTGTTCATCCAGGGCACCATGATTTCCGCCGAGCACGTGGCGCAGGGCGGCGAGCCGCTGAACTTAAAGGAGTTCATTGGCGAGCTTGAGGTTCCTGTCATCGCCGGCGGCGTTATGGATTACACCACCGCGCTGCACCTGATGCGCACCGGTGCGGCCGGTGTCATTGTCGGTGGCGGCACGAATACCAACGCGTTGTCCTTGGGCATCGAGGTTGGCTTGGCTACGGCTATCGCCGATGTTTCCGCGGCGCGCCGCGATTATCTCGATGAGACCGGCGGCCGCTACGTGCACATCATTGCCGACGGCGAATTCAGCAACTCCGGTGATCTTGCCAAGGCCATTGCGTGCGGCGCGGATGCCGTGGAGTTGGGCCAGTTGCTGGCTAATGCCAAGGAGGCCGGCGGCAAGGGTTCCTATTGGCCGGCGGTGGCGGGCCATCCACGTTTCCCGCGCGGTCTGGTGGAGTCCCTCGCGGATTTCTCCGATGCGGATTTCCTCACCGAGGAAGATGAGGCGGACGCCTTTGAGGAAAATTCCAAGACCCTCGAGGTAATCCTGCATGGCCCATCCAGCGAGCCTTTCGGCCTTGAGAACCTGGTTGGTGGTCTCAAGCGCGCCATGGCCAAGTGCGGCTACACGGACCTCAAGGCCTTCCAGAAGGTAGGGTTGTCCATCTACTAG
- the groL gene encoding chaperonin GroEL (60 kDa chaperone family; promotes refolding of misfolded polypeptides especially under stressful conditions; forms two stacked rings of heptamers to form a barrel-shaped 14mer; ends can be capped by GroES; misfolded proteins enter the barrel where they are refolded when GroES binds), whose amino-acid sequence MAKLIAFDQEAREGLQRGVDTLADAVKVTLGPRGRNVVLSKAFGGPTVTNDGVTIARDIDVEDPFENLGAQLVKSVAVKTNDIAGDGTTTATLLAQALIFEGLRNVAAGANPIELNRGIAAAAEKTVEELKKRATAVSSSSEVANVATVSSRDPEVGEMVAGAMDKVGKDGVVTVEESQSMDSTVDVTEGISFDKGYLSPYFATEEETYNAVLDDPQILLVRNKISSLPEFLPLLEKIAESSKPTLIIAEDIDGEPLQALVVNAIRKVLKVAAVKAPYFGERRKGFMDDLAVVTGATVVDPEVGINLGEVGLEVMGSARRVTVSKEDTVIVDGAGTAEAVEERREQLRREIERTDSTWDREKLEERLAKLSGGVAVIRVGAATETEVNERKLRVEDAINAARAAVEEGVIAGGGSVLVQISKELEAYAEEFEGEAKTGVLSVARALTRPAFWIAYNAGEDGAVVTSRVAEMANGEGFNAATLEYGNLIEKGIIDPVKVTHSAVVNATSVARMVLTTEASVVEKPAEESEDAAQGHGHHHH is encoded by the coding sequence ATGGCAAAGCTGATTGCTTTTGATCAGGAGGCCCGCGAGGGCCTTCAGCGTGGCGTGGACACCCTGGCCGACGCGGTCAAGGTCACCCTGGGCCCACGCGGACGGAACGTAGTTCTGTCCAAGGCCTTCGGCGGCCCAACCGTGACCAATGACGGCGTGACCATCGCCCGCGATATTGACGTCGAGGATCCTTTCGAGAACCTCGGCGCGCAGCTGGTGAAGTCCGTTGCCGTGAAGACCAATGACATCGCTGGTGACGGCACCACTACCGCAACCCTTTTGGCGCAGGCTCTCATCTTTGAAGGCCTGCGAAACGTAGCGGCCGGTGCGAACCCAATCGAGCTCAACCGCGGTATCGCCGCCGCAGCCGAGAAGACCGTGGAGGAACTGAAAAAGCGCGCTACCGCTGTCTCTTCCTCTTCGGAGGTCGCCAACGTGGCAACCGTCTCCTCCCGCGACCCAGAGGTTGGCGAAATGGTCGCCGGAGCGATGGACAAGGTGGGCAAGGACGGTGTAGTTACCGTTGAGGAGTCCCAGTCCATGGATTCCACCGTGGACGTGACTGAGGGTATTTCCTTCGACAAGGGCTACCTGTCCCCATACTTCGCCACTGAGGAAGAGACCTACAATGCGGTTTTGGACGACCCGCAAATCCTGTTGGTCCGCAACAAGATTTCCTCCCTGCCGGAATTCCTTCCGCTGCTGGAAAAGATTGCCGAGTCCTCCAAGCCAACCCTGATCATCGCCGAGGACATCGACGGTGAGCCGCTGCAGGCTTTGGTCGTCAACGCGATCCGCAAGGTGCTTAAGGTTGCGGCAGTCAAGGCCCCTTACTTCGGTGAGCGCCGCAAGGGCTTCATGGATGATCTCGCAGTTGTCACCGGCGCCACCGTCGTTGACCCTGAGGTTGGCATCAACCTGGGTGAGGTTGGCCTGGAGGTTATGGGTTCCGCACGCCGCGTGACCGTGTCCAAGGAAGACACCGTTATCGTCGATGGTGCCGGTACGGCCGAGGCGGTTGAGGAGCGCCGCGAGCAGCTGCGCCGCGAGATCGAGCGCACGGACTCCACCTGGGATCGTGAGAAGCTCGAGGAGCGTCTGGCCAAGCTCTCCGGCGGCGTTGCCGTTATCCGCGTCGGCGCCGCTACCGAGACTGAGGTCAATGAGCGCAAGCTGCGCGTCGAGGATGCCATCAACGCCGCCCGCGCGGCGGTCGAAGAGGGCGTCATCGCCGGTGGCGGCTCCGTTCTGGTGCAGATCTCCAAGGAACTCGAGGCTTATGCCGAGGAGTTCGAGGGAGAGGCAAAGACCGGTGTTCTATCTGTAGCTCGCGCGCTGACCCGTCCAGCATTCTGGATCGCGTACAACGCGGGTGAGGACGGCGCCGTGGTTACCTCCCGCGTGGCTGAGATGGCTAACGGCGAAGGCTTTAACGCCGCCACCCTGGAGTACGGCAACCTGATCGAAAAGGGCATCATTGATCCGGTGAAGGTTACGCACTCCGCAGTGGTAAACGCCACGTCCGTAGCCCGCATGGTTCTAACTACGGAGGCTTCCGTTGTGGAAAAGCCTGCCGAAGAGTCTGAAGATGCAGCTCAGGGCCATGGCCACCACCATCACTAA
- the groES gene encoding co-chaperone GroES → MATIKPLEDKVLVQIVEAETTTASGLVIPDSAKEKPQEATVIAVGPGRTNDKGDVIPVGVKEGDTVVFSKYGGTELKYGGEEYLLLSARDLLAVVEK, encoded by the coding sequence ATGGCAACCATCAAGCCTTTGGAGGACAAGGTCCTCGTTCAGATCGTCGAAGCTGAGACCACCACCGCTTCCGGTCTGGTTATCCCAGACTCCGCCAAGGAGAAGCCACAGGAGGCAACCGTTATTGCTGTAGGCCCTGGCCGCACCAATGACAAGGGCGACGTTATCCCTGTAGGCGTCAAGGAGGGCGACACTGTTGTGTTCTCCAAGTACGGCGGCACCGAGCTGAAGTACGGCGGCGAGGAGTACCTGCTACTGTCTGCACGTGACCTGCTCGCAGTAGTCGAAAAGTAA
- the tsaD gene encoding tRNA (adenosine(37)-N6)-threonylcarbamoyltransferase complex transferase subunit TsaD, translating to MIVLGIESSCDETGVGIIRLGEDGSMEILADSVASSMQQHARFGGVVPEIASRAHLEAMPQVMRAALDEAGIDKPDAVAATVGPGLAGALLVGASAAKAYAAAWGVPFYGVNHLGGHVAVANLEGESLPHSIALLVSGGHTQLLEVQAVGKPMKELGSTLDDAAGEAYDKVSRLLGLGYPGGPVIDKLAAKGNKDAIRFPRGLSKAEDLRGEHRHDFSFSGLKTSVARYVERAEREGRVISVEDVCASFQEAVCDVLTAKALRACQDTGAKVLLLGGGVAANSRLRQLAADRCRSAGVELRVPRFSLCTDNGVMIAAVAAQLIHEGAEPSGLACGTDTSLEVEIPLVAAT from the coding sequence ATGATAGTCCTGGGAATTGAATCCTCCTGCGATGAAACGGGCGTGGGCATCATCCGCCTGGGCGAGGACGGATCCATGGAGATCCTTGCCGATTCCGTGGCTTCCTCCATGCAGCAGCACGCCCGCTTCGGTGGCGTGGTGCCGGAAATCGCGTCCCGCGCTCACCTCGAGGCCATGCCGCAGGTGATGCGCGCGGCCCTGGATGAGGCGGGCATCGACAAGCCCGATGCCGTGGCGGCTACCGTGGGGCCGGGGTTGGCGGGCGCGCTGCTGGTGGGGGCGTCGGCGGCGAAGGCATATGCGGCGGCCTGGGGCGTGCCATTTTATGGCGTCAACCACCTGGGCGGACACGTGGCCGTGGCCAACCTCGAGGGGGAAAGCCTGCCGCATTCCATCGCGCTATTGGTCTCCGGAGGCCACACCCAGCTCCTTGAGGTCCAGGCCGTGGGCAAGCCCATGAAGGAGCTGGGCTCCACTCTTGACGACGCCGCCGGCGAGGCCTACGACAAGGTCTCACGCCTGCTGGGGCTGGGGTATCCCGGCGGCCCCGTCATCGACAAGCTGGCCGCTAAAGGCAACAAGGATGCCATTCGGTTTCCCCGCGGGCTGTCCAAGGCCGAGGATCTGCGCGGCGAACACCGTCATGATTTCTCCTTTTCCGGTTTGAAGACCTCGGTGGCCCGCTACGTGGAGCGGGCTGAGCGTGAGGGGCGCGTGATCTCCGTGGAGGATGTGTGCGCGTCCTTCCAGGAGGCGGTGTGCGATGTGCTGACCGCTAAGGCCCTGCGCGCGTGCCAGGATACTGGCGCCAAGGTGTTGCTGCTCGGCGGTGGCGTGGCGGCTAATTCACGCCTGCGCCAGTTGGCCGCTGACCGCTGCCGCTCCGCCGGCGTGGAGCTGCGCGTCCCGCGCTTTTCCCTGTGCACGGATAATGGAGTGATGATCGCTGCGGTCGCCGCCCAGCTTATCCATGAGGGGGCCGAACCTTCCGGCCTGGCGTGCGGCACGGACACTTCACTGGAGGTCGAGATTCCATTGGTGGCCGCCACCTAG
- the tsaB gene encoding tRNA (adenosine(37)-N6)-threonylcarbamoyltransferase complex dimerization subunit type 1 TsaB translates to MNILAIDTSTADLVTGVSARKGDAGITVDIERDTRAHNEKLMPKIDALLASSGCSYAALDAVVVGCGPGPFTGLRVGMSTAQALADALRIPVYGVCSHDAVAWELQSGGVRGSVLVATDARRKEIYYSTFMLTDGGIERTYGPDVIKPEELLLEQAPEFVCIPDGLYGRLVPQYRVERVEAGPHPPGLMRAAGISGDSAQLPGEPDPLVPLYLRRPDAKEPKAQPKSPAIPDVEF, encoded by the coding sequence CCGCGGACCTTGTGACGGGGGTGAGCGCGCGGAAAGGCGATGCCGGAATAACCGTAGACATCGAGCGGGACACCCGCGCCCATAATGAGAAGCTCATGCCCAAAATCGATGCGCTCCTGGCCTCCTCGGGCTGCAGTTATGCGGCCTTGGATGCGGTAGTGGTGGGCTGCGGGCCTGGACCGTTTACCGGCCTGCGCGTGGGCATGTCCACCGCGCAGGCACTAGCGGACGCGCTGCGCATTCCCGTCTATGGCGTATGTTCGCATGACGCCGTTGCGTGGGAGCTCCAGTCCGGCGGGGTGCGCGGGAGCGTGCTTGTTGCCACCGACGCCCGCCGCAAGGAGATCTATTATTCCACCTTCATGCTGACCGATGGGGGCATCGAGCGCACCTATGGGCCGGACGTTATCAAGCCCGAGGAATTGCTACTCGAGCAGGCTCCGGAATTCGTCTGCATTCCGGATGGGCTGTATGGGCGCTTGGTCCCGCAGTACCGGGTGGAGCGGGTGGAGGCGGGGCCTCATCCGCCGGGCCTTATGCGCGCGGCCGGTATCAGCGGTGATTCGGCGCAATTACCGGGTGAGCCTGACCCGCTAGTTCCTCTGTATCTTCGCCGCCCGGATGCAAAAGAACCCAAGGCACAACCCAAGTCGCCAGCCATTCCCGACGTGGAGTTCTAA
- the guaB gene encoding IMP dehydrogenase, with translation MSDNRVRTGGDDPNKIILNGLTFDDVLLLPAESNVIPSDVDVTAQFTRNIRLGIPLVSAAMDTVTEARMAIAMARQGGIGVLHRNLSAEEQAQQVEIVKRSESGMVTDPVTATPDMTIEEVDTLCARFRISGLPVVDSDGTLVGICTNRDMRFEPDFSRKVSEIMTPMPLVVAKEGVSKEEALDLLSSNKVEKLPIVDGNNKLVGLITVKDFVKSEQFPNASKDGSGRLLVAAGIGTGDESYARAGQLVDAGVDVLVVDSAHAHNNRVLEMVSRVKKDFGDKVDVIGGNLATREAAKAMIEAGADAIKVGIGPGSICTTRVVAGVGAPQITAIMEAAAVAAPAGIPVIGDGGMQFSGDVAKALAAGADTVMLGSMFAGTKEAPGEIVVVNGKQYKLYRGMGSMGAMQGRGLTGEKRSYSKDRYFQGDVKSEDKLVPEGVEGKVPYRGEIDAITHQIIGGLRASMGYTGSATLAELKTKRFVQITAAGLKESHPHHLQNIVEAPNYR, from the coding sequence ATGTCCGATAATCGCGTCCGCACTGGTGGCGACGATCCAAACAAGATCATCCTGAACGGCCTGACTTTTGATGACGTGCTTCTGCTTCCGGCGGAATCCAACGTAATTCCGTCTGACGTGGATGTGACCGCGCAGTTCACGCGCAACATTCGCCTGGGCATCCCACTGGTTTCCGCGGCGATGGACACCGTGACCGAGGCCCGCATGGCCATCGCTATGGCGCGCCAGGGCGGCATCGGCGTGCTCCACCGCAACCTGTCCGCCGAAGAGCAGGCGCAGCAGGTTGAGATTGTGAAGCGTTCTGAGTCCGGCATGGTGACGGACCCGGTTACCGCAACCCCTGATATGACCATCGAGGAAGTAGACACCCTGTGCGCGCGCTTCCGTATCTCTGGCCTGCCCGTGGTGGATTCGGACGGCACCCTGGTGGGCATCTGCACCAACCGTGACATGCGCTTCGAGCCTGATTTCTCCCGCAAGGTCTCGGAGATTATGACCCCTATGCCGCTGGTGGTGGCCAAGGAGGGCGTATCCAAGGAAGAGGCGCTTGACCTGCTATCTTCCAACAAAGTTGAGAAGCTGCCCATCGTTGATGGCAACAACAAGCTGGTTGGCCTCATCACGGTGAAGGACTTTGTTAAGTCTGAACAGTTCCCCAACGCGTCCAAGGACGGCTCCGGCCGCCTACTGGTTGCCGCGGGCATCGGCACCGGCGACGAGTCCTATGCCCGCGCGGGCCAGCTGGTCGACGCCGGCGTTGACGTGCTGGTCGTGGACTCCGCGCATGCGCACAATAACCGCGTGCTGGAGATGGTCTCCCGCGTGAAGAAGGACTTTGGGGACAAGGTCGATGTCATTGGCGGCAACCTGGCCACCCGCGAGGCGGCCAAGGCCATGATCGAGGCCGGCGCGGATGCCATCAAGGTGGGCATTGGCCCTGGTTCCATCTGCACCACCCGCGTGGTTGCGGGCGTGGGTGCACCGCAAATCACTGCCATCATGGAGGCCGCCGCGGTGGCCGCACCGGCCGGCATTCCGGTCATCGGTGACGGCGGTATGCAGTTCTCCGGTGACGTAGCCAAGGCGCTGGCCGCCGGTGCTGACACCGTGATGCTGGGCTCCATGTTCGCCGGCACCAAGGAGGCCCCTGGCGAGATTGTGGTGGTCAACGGCAAGCAGTACAAGCTTTATCGCGGCATGGGCTCCATGGGCGCCATGCAGGGTCGCGGGCTTACCGGCGAGAAGCGTTCCTACTCCAAGGACCGCTATTTCCAGGGTGACGTCAAGAGTGAGGACAAGCTGGTCCCAGAGGGCGTTGAGGGCAAGGTCCCTTACCGCGGTGAGATTGACGCCATTACCCACCAGATCATCGGTGGCCTGCGCGCGTCCATGGGCTATACCGGTTCCGCCACGCTGGCGGAGCTCAAGACCAAGCGTTTCGTGCAGATTACCGCTGCGGGCCTGAAGGAATCCCATCCTCACCACCTGCAGAACATCGTTGAAGCACCGAACTACCGCTAG
- a CDS encoding sigma-70 family RNA polymerase sigma factor, which produces MSDTDERLAALVPLAADGDRRAMQDIMRIIHPPVLRYCRARIGGGRHPTAEDVSQEICLAVATSIGSYVDKGRPFMAFVYGIAFNKVTDAHRAMGRDQSTPTEEIPEAASQDGSPEDFALAEDGSNRVRALLDTLSEKARNIIILRVFVGLSAEETAEIVGSTPGAVRVAQHRAVAQLRKGLGGGQLAGD; this is translated from the coding sequence GTGAGCGATACGGACGAGCGTTTAGCGGCACTTGTGCCGCTCGCCGCCGACGGTGATCGCCGCGCCATGCAGGACATTATGCGCATCATCCATCCTCCCGTGCTGCGTTACTGCCGCGCGCGCATCGGTGGTGGCCGCCACCCCACCGCGGAGGACGTCAGCCAGGAAATCTGCCTGGCCGTGGCCACCTCCATTGGCTCTTACGTTGATAAGGGCCGCCCGTTCATGGCCTTCGTGTACGGCATCGCGTTTAACAAGGTGACGGATGCTCACCGCGCGATGGGTCGTGACCAATCCACCCCTACTGAGGAGATTCCGGAAGCGGCCTCCCAGGACGGTTCGCCGGAGGACTTCGCGCTGGCAGAAGACGGTAGTAACAGAGTTCGCGCCTTGCTCGATACATTAAGTGAGAAAGCTCGGAACATCATCATTCTTCGAGTATTCGTTGGTCTATCCGCTGAAGAAACCGCAGAGATTGTGGGCTCAACCCCTGGCGCCGTACGAGTGGCCCAGCACAGGGCAGTTGCACAGTTGCGCAAGGGGCTTGGCGGAGGCCAGCTCGCAGGGGATTAA
- a CDS encoding GNAT family N-acetyltransferase — MAQYTFELRELDRGDAARCAELEGQLFRGETPWSAEVFQQEFAHPHTFYFGVDAAEPVDAADSSGAAGGRAVLVGYAGLAMMGPADAPDFEIHTIGTDPAFQRRGVGRMMMENIAHIADLKDAPVFLEVRVGNDPAIGMYEAFGFKRVGVRKGYYQPAGHDAYTMVRPRKSERESA; from the coding sequence ATGGCGCAATACACGTTCGAGCTGCGGGAATTAGACCGCGGCGACGCGGCGCGCTGCGCCGAGCTGGAAGGCCAGCTGTTCCGCGGCGAAACGCCGTGGTCCGCGGAGGTGTTCCAACAGGAGTTCGCGCATCCGCATACCTTCTATTTTGGTGTCGATGCCGCGGAGCCAGTTGACGCCGCGGATAGTAGCGGCGCCGCCGGCGGGCGGGCCGTTCTCGTTGGCTATGCCGGGCTGGCCATGATGGGGCCTGCGGATGCGCCGGACTTTGAGATCCACACCATTGGGACGGATCCGGCCTTTCAGCGCCGGGGGGTTGGACGAATGATGATGGAGAATATCGCCCACATCGCGGATCTGAAGGACGCCCCGGTATTTTTGGAGGTGCGCGTTGGCAACGATCCGGCCATCGGTATGTATGAGGCCTTTGGTTTCAAGCGCGTGGGCGTTCGCAAGGGCTACTACCAGCCGGCCGGCCATGACGCGTACACGATGGTAAGGCCACGGAAATCTGAAAGGGAGTCAGCATGA
- a CDS encoding DUF5319 domain-containing protein has product MNFFANMPKDPFADDPNDPASFIDDDEQMVPLTQEEKVAIIHDLALVQEFAKALGPRGIDGIFFLCDDCEEHHFYEWDIIASNMKATLAGEMAPVHEPSAQPDPTRYVPWDYALGYMDGLDAR; this is encoded by the coding sequence GTGAACTTCTTTGCCAACATGCCTAAAGACCCGTTTGCCGATGACCCTAACGATCCGGCATCCTTCATCGACGATGATGAGCAGATGGTTCCGCTGACCCAAGAAGAAAAGGTAGCCATCATCCATGACCTGGCCCTAGTGCAGGAATTTGCCAAGGCATTGGGCCCGCGCGGCATCGATGGCATCTTCTTCCTCTGCGATGACTGCGAGGAACACCACTTCTACGAATGGGATATCATCGCCTCCAATATGAAGGCCACGCTCGCCGGCGAGATGGCGCCCGTGCATGAGCCCTCCGCCCAGCCGGACCCCACCCGCTACGTCCCATGGGATTACGCGCTGGGATACATGGACGGCCTGGACGCTCGTTAA